A DNA window from Zingiber officinale cultivar Zhangliang chromosome 3A, Zo_v1.1, whole genome shotgun sequence contains the following coding sequences:
- the LOC122052236 gene encoding uncharacterized protein LOC122052236, translated as MSATVLIRTGSFLASPRTDGFHDSGAGDSFLRRSASSLFSPRHRCAAAIHIESEGGKKGPLLRRARSEGDLVGSNLSPLTGPHAPVPEKVAEEEDLEVKWCDIGVSVPAGQVEQTEYAGGGTGKGKNVALGKGDGDRDDNRKVAEYYQQMLQTDPSNPLLLRNYGRFLHEVEGDAVRAEECYGRAILANPGDGELLSMYGNLVWETHRDEERAKTYFDRAVKASPDDCYVLGSYARFLWDAAEEGEDESPAAAAASSSALVEAF; from the exons ATGAGTGCCACGGTCTTGATCCGTACCGGCTCCTTCCTCGCGTCTCCGAGGACGGACGGATTCCACGACTCCGGCGCCGGGGACTCATTCCTGCGGCGGAGTGCCAGCTCCTTGTTTTCTCCGCGGCACCGGTGCGCCGCTGCGATCCACATCGAATCAGAGGGCGGCAAGAAGGGGCCTCTTCTTCGGCGAGCCAGATCCGAGGGCGATCTCGTCGGATCTAACCTCTCCCCGCTCACCGGGCCCCACGCCCCGGTCCCGGAGAAGGTGGCGGAGGAAGAGGATCTGGAGGTGAAGTGGTGCGATATCGGAGTCTCAGTGCCGGCTGGGCAAGTGGAACAGACGGAGTACGCCGGAGGCGGGACcggaaaggggaagaatgtcgcCTTAGGGAAGGGCGACGGCGATCGTGACGACAACAGAAAGGTCGCGGAGTACTACCAGCAGATGTTGCAGACAGACCCTTCCAATCCGCTCCTCTTGAGGAACTACGGGAGATTCCTTCACGAG GTTGAGGGCGATGCGGTGCGCGCCGAAGAGTGCTACGGACGGGCGATCCTGGCGAACCCCGGCGACGGCGAGCTGTTATCTATGTACGGGAATCTGGTGTGGGAAACGCACAGAGACGAGGAGAGGGCGAAAACCTACTTCGACCGCGCGGTCAAGGCTTCGCCGGACGACTG CTACGTGCTGGGTTCTTACGCGCGCTTCCTGTGGGACGCCGCCGAGGAGGGCGAAGACGAAtcaccggcggcggcggcggcctcATCCTCGGCGTTGGTGGAAGCTTTCTGA